In Oscillatoria acuminata PCC 6304, a single window of DNA contains:
- a CDS encoding type II toxin-antitoxin system VapC family toxin, protein MRVLLDTNIILDYFLERDPFMNDAEALFTQIEAKQIEGYMTATTLTDIFYIVSKSKGTQVAKQVVSKLLDGLHICQVDRLILGSALALELNDFEDAVQIACAIASNLEAVISRDRDGFTQAPMPTYSPSELIKQLP, encoded by the coding sequence ATGAGGGTGTTGCTGGATACTAATATTATCTTGGATTATTTCCTAGAACGAGACCCCTTCATGAATGATGCGGAAGCCTTATTTACTCAGATTGAAGCGAAGCAAATAGAAGGCTATATGACCGCCACGACCCTAACTGATATTTTTTATATTGTCAGCAAGAGTAAGGGGACTCAAGTCGCCAAGCAAGTCGTTTCAAAGCTGTTGGACGGGTTACACATCTGCCAGGTCGATCGCCTGATTCTCGGATCCGCCCTGGCTTTAGAGTTGAATGATTTTGAAGATGCGGTGCAAATTGCCTGTGCGATCGCCTCCAATTTGGAGGCCGTCATTTCCCGCGATCGCGACGGATTTACCCAAGCACCCATGCCCACTTACTCCCCCAGTGAACTCATTAAACAACTGCCATAA